The following is a genomic window from Salarias fasciatus chromosome 10, fSalaFa1.1, whole genome shotgun sequence.
GCAACGAGATATGCTCCCGAGGATGATTATTTACTGCGttaaagcagaaataaagcaaaaggaaatacaggcatctacaaaaaaaaaaaaaaaagtaattgacaACCTCATAAAGCAGGCGATACTAAATAGTGAGAACAAAACTGAAATCAGCTCCTCCTTTGAGATCATTCCTCTTCACTTGACCTGGTTTATTTATAGTTAACCCTGGCTGCTGCAGAGGCGCCACAGCGGGAACGAGAAGGCAGCAGCTTTCACTTTCCCCACCTGAACCAGCAACCATCTCGCCACAATCTTCTCCGCCGTGCGGCTTTTCAGCGGCTTAATGATGGACAGTGATGAGAAACAGGctgcttgctgtgtgtgtgtgtctgagctcaGCAGGTTGTCAGTTGTTGGTTTCGGGGCCTTTTCACGCTAACAGAAGCATCAGCGACGCTGGTGAGAACATGCTGCATCCCTCGTACTCCACAGTTACGTaaccgcctccctccctccctccctgtgaACGCCCGACGCACACGGCCGTGCTGCACAGGCTTTACTCCCACTGCCATTGTACCGGCGATCGACTGTCTTAGCCAGAAAGCCCTCGTCAGCATTCCCGAGGCTCAGCTCTGGCTCACAGGCAGCGCTGCAAAAGCAACTGCTGCCGTAGTTTTCCGCTCTTTGGTCTTTACACCTGTTGGTTAGCGACGAGGCGCTCCACCGAGACGGTAATAAAGAGAccgagcagctccagaggtgcAGACCAGCCTCTGTGGGGGGTTTGCTCACGACGCAGGAGCCATCTGTGAAATCACCACGTATCATGCCAACAGTGGTTTGGTCTTCCAAACATTATACCGTTTCCATTTCTACAGTGTTTAGCAAAGCCTGAGGAAAAGCCTAAAGCCTTGAGGAGAACAGCTCAGgagtgaaaagtgtttatttcaGTGTCACCATGGCCtaaaaaagtagaaaacacacatttcagagtcaattttggtttgattttaaAACTAATTTGAAGTCAAATGTATGAATCTGTCTCAAAATGATCCAAACCACACTGCAGCACTGGTCTTTTATTTCCATGGCAGCTGAATAAAGAACAGTTCACCTCTTTCTCCACTGTGCATGAGAATTAATATTTAAAGTACAAATGTAAATGCAAACAAAGATCTTGCAGCGCATCTACTCCATTGTCTTCACTATCCAGAAGAATTTGTGATGAAACGCGTTCCTGTTAGGAAATCGTAACGTCAACTCAGAAGGAACAATGGATGAAAAACGCGACCTTCCACTGAACTTCACTGAATCAGGTCTGAGAGTTACAAAATGTCTCTGACAAACGTTTGCACTCATTGAGAAACTGTACGTTTAATGTTTCATCAGAAGAAGTGTGAGGAAGTTCATTTCTACTTTCAGACACTGCAGGTCGCCATGGCAACCTGTTCTTTTTAATTCAGGACCAGCCACCACACTCCTCCGGTGAGGTTCCTCACACACCCTCAtgctgcatgctgggacaggCTCTGGGGTGTGATACAGGCCGACTGCCTCGCTGCAGCCCATCGCTActtcacgcacgcacgcatgtaCGCTAACTGCCCCTCGAGAGGGTTTTTGACCTTTCAGAGCggtggaggctgcagtgtgAACCTTGTCCTATGCCGTCTGGCGTTGCATCACCAAACAGAGCAAACCCACATCGACCTCTGACATTTCCACGTGTGGTGTCGGTTTCACGCTCCGCTCTCTGCAGAAACGCACTCCGCTCAGTAAAATTTAATATGAAGAGGCTAAACCAGACgtgccgggccgggccgggcgtCCTCGCTGCTTAAGAGATTTTACTTTGTCCAGCGAGAGGGATTAAACCTCCATGTCCTTTGTGTCCTTTCAGCAAAGCATTGGACCTGTTCCTAAAGTCACTTATCAAATTACCTGATTCCTCCTTCAAGCCCTCATCTTCATCAGCGACACTAAAGCTGAACAAATCAACtcattttctgccatttttgtTTAAACTTTGTCAGATTTCAATATAGTTTGCTGTTAAGAGAAAATATGGAGGAAAGAACCTGTAAAATGTGCAGACTGAGGCAGATTTTTATGAGCTGTAGATAAAGCATGCTTTGTCTCCTGATGTctgaagttttcagtttttaaattcTAAAACTTCTTCTAAAGCTCACAACGAAGAGGAAACAGGCTGCTAAAACCCCATCCCTCATGTCTTTATGAATGATTTTCAGCCTCTAGTGGTCATTCTGTCGGTCTCTATGATAAAATTCTACCCCTGACTTGACCTGTGTCCATCTATACAgtctttgtgtgtctttctgtgcaTTCTGTGTTCATTCAATGAGGATTTTCAGTCATAAACCTGCTTTTGAACACATTCCAACTCAATGTTcaatttttaaatgttataatAGATTACAGTGGTTTTGAAATTCTTAATCTATTCTTTGAGTCTATTTAATCTTTTTGTGATACACTTTTGACTTAATGGTGCGTGACTTAATCACATTTTGGTTAcaattgttttgtttcctgttgtacTGCTGAAAGGTGTTCCATCGACATCCAGGCCATTTTAATGCCCATTTAACTGTTGCTGTTAATGCTTTATGGTGACTGATGCAGCAGGAAGCTCATTATTTATACATAACACTGGAAATAACACATGAACAGACTCGCGTGCTTTTATATGTTTTGTGATTTGTGTAACGAGCTGATCTGGgctgtgtgtttccagagaAGGTTCGAGGCTGGCCGCAGCTGCCGGATGATGCAGCCCTCCATCCATGGAGCATCTCCTCTCAGACACGTAACGCGGGTGGAAACGTGACAACCAGCTCGCACACTTCCTGGCTCTACCCAGCCCACCGCACTGACCCGCACACAGCGAGCCATCACTTTCCGTCCTCTCCCGAGAGAGAAACACGCCGTCTGAAAGCTCATTTTACGCCACATTTAGGAGGCGTCGAGTGGGGAGCGTAAAATAATCCCTCTTCCGCGAGCCGCGTCACTCCCCCTGTAAGCTAGCAGCCCGGCGGTAAGGGGCGCTCACCTCATGACCACGCGCTTCCCCTTCACGTCCACCTTGTCCAGGGTGAGTTTGTTAGACAGAGACATGTTGGCTGACTTCGCTGGCTGGTTGCTGCTCCTTCCTGGCTGGgactcctccgcctcctccggctGTCGGCTGGTTAGCTTCCGAGTGACAGCGGTGACCTTAGCGCGGTGCGGAGGAacagcggggggcggggccggccaCACCCCTCAGGCAGATGATTGGATGATTCAGGGGCAGCTCGACGAATCTAATTGGTCCTCGCTGCTTACGCTGTATGACGTAATCACCATGCGAGGAAGAGGTTTCAAACTCATTCAAAAAAATCTTCTTGAACTATTTCAGAACTTTTATCGATTTTTACACCATTTTGCTGAATAAATCTACAATCACTGAAGATATGATTAAAGACTATAAAGCTTCACCTCTGCTATGGCTGAAAATACATTTCCCCataataaaattaatatttataGTTTAACAACATTCCATATCAATTTTGTTGACTTACCAcgttaaaataaaagaataacaTGTCTCATTTGCATTATTTTCCAAGACGCTCGGGTCACTCTGAATAGAATCAGCACACGTGTGATCAGTAgaatcatatttaatttatttgaacaaGTTAACATGTTGAAATACACACAGGCATTCATCGTCTGAACGTGACGTGGATATCCATGGATCGTCTGTACAAGCAGAAGGATTCTCGGGTGGGATGTAGGTCTGCCACAGTGGCTCTTTACTCCTCGGACTCGGATTCAGGCTCTCGCCATGGTTTCGGCATGATCCTGCCGACAGGTGACAGGTTCCAGGTGATGCCGGTCTGTGTCAGCACCTGCACAAAAACAGTTTGTTACTTTAACTTAATAATAACCAAACTTCTTTTGGGACCTTCATGTGATTGGTTGGTTATCTAACCAAATTTCGTGGTGAAAGGGtgaagatagaaaaaaagaacatgtttcAATAGTGTTGCTGTTGGAGAGCAATCAGGTTATGGTCCCCATCTAGTGGTCAGGAATGAGAGCTGAGGGCCAATAAGAGGAGCAGCTGTATGGACCCACACACCCATCATCTTTTGGGATAAGGTAAaggaacatttttcaaatattccTTCGGATTTGATTTTGCTGGTTGTGGTTCTACTGAGGTTTGTGTGATGAGAGTTAACTCACGTATGACCAGATTGCCGTGCAGAAGACAGCGCCTCCCACCATCAGGCCATTGCCATACTTGGAATGAAAGCTCTCTGGGACAGTAGATCCATGCCTCACCTGTCGCACAGCTTGACCTGAACAAAGCACAATGAAATAAAGGTCATAAAATTTAACTTTTATTACAATCTAAAGATAATCTTAAACAGTCAATCAGTTGTAGTGACACAGAATGCATGtgttgacaacaaaaagcattaACATACAATCTAATCACTACCATAATCCAAAACTGTGCTTAAGTAACATCAAAACAATTCTTTACAAGTTGGCCTGCTCATTGTTAATGCTGTTACTCAAACAAAAGCCAGCAACATCAAGCAGCACCTTTGAAATGAGAGGACAACCCATGTCTCTATTGCCCATACCAATTGGTTTTAATTACTTGCTGAAGCACAGAATATTTCAGCAAAAGACTCATTCCACCACAGTGCACAAGagatccttccttcctgtggtCACCAGACTTTATAACTCTTCTTTAttattctgttctgttcctaAAGCCTCAATTTCCTTCTTAGCCgctcaataaaaataattctacaATGCAGgttatgcttaaaaaaacaatgttgccaaattcattacatttcatgacattttccATCTGACTGAGAAAACAGCTGACACATTCATTAAAGAAGTGTGATGTACCCACTCTACCTTTTGATTTCTGTAAGTACGTGTTGAAAGCTTTGTGTAGTGAAACTACTATGtaccttgaaaaaaaatacagtcaatATTGTTAACAACAAATGCGACCCTTCAAGAatggaaaaaagacatttcaaagCTCAACTTGAATATTATCTTTAAAAACTTGAGCATGTTTTAAATATTATGTCATCAGGTGACAGTACAATGACATCTGAATGCCATCTTAATAAGATATTAAGAAACAAATTTAAAAGGTTTCCGGGCGTCAGCACAGGTGCTAAAAAAATTGATCTATGGTTGAAAACGCTTCAGAAGTACAAACCCATCTTTTAACTTTTACTCTTGTTCGGTAAGGACTATGTTTCTGAAATTcctcaacaaaataaaacagaaggaACTGAAAAGTCAAAGTTTCAACTCACTGGACTAACATAATATCACATCCTGACATACAATTTACAACCACATAATCAAAAGTGGAAGTTTTACAGGTCAGAGGGTCAAACAAGGACATATCTGCGAAGTAAACGGGATTTATTAAAGCCAATTTGCAAAACAGATACCAAGCTACCTTTCTCAATAACATTTACACTTTGTcggaagaaataaaatgtttagaATAATGGCTGAAGGCATGCTAACAATAGCTGCTAGCACGTTGACCGCGGTCACGAGTTACACACGGTATTCAGACTTTCTGCCACACAGAATGCAACTAAAGCTTAGCTTCGGGTTCACTCGGGTTAAAAACGCGCTTTTATAAAAACCAGGATTTTCTCACCGCTGATGTTGACAGCCGCTTTGGCGAACCGGAACATGTTGACGAGCCTTCGGATACCCTTGAAGAATGGAATATGGCGGACTCTCTTGCACTGCACGGAAGTATCGCTGCGTTCACGTTACGTCGGCAAACATGCCTTCATGATCCCTGCGATTGAAATGGTGCTCACCTTcattttttcagaaaacaacaaattgTTCATAGAAAAGTCAACGGAGTCAATAGCTGAGAAATAGTAGAACATATAAAACCCACATTGGGTTAACTACAGCTGCACGGTGAACATATGAAGTTGGAATAGCGGCATTTCAGTGTAACTTCCCATTTTCTTGATGAATCGTGAACGTAGCACATAGATTTGCGCATGCGCACAAAATAAAAAGGCTTAAAGCAATCgaaaaataatgtattttcttCAAACAGTAAAGAAATGAAGAAGCGTTTGCTACTGctttttgtcattaaaaatgttACAAATCAAATACAACTAGCCCCGACGGTATACAGCCTGGTGATGTGTGAATAAATACAGAGTTTGTTTCTCGAGCTTGCACCGTGTCAGGATGGCCGAGTGGTCTAAGGCGCCAGACTCAAGGACTGATCTCCTTCCGTAGAAACGGGACTTCTGGTCTCCGAATGGAGgcgtgggttcgaatcccacttCTGACACATACTTTTGACTTTTCACGGTGTCAGTGTGCTTTTACTAACCCACACCGCAAAGTGTTCCATACTTTCTTATCAATCTACACGCAACCGATTCATTTAACAATTACATTTAATTAGGTAAAtctcatttttgttttgccCCACAGTAGGAGAGAATCCACAATGGAAGTAGGCAAAAAtcaagattaaaaacagaattaaaCGTGATTATTGGTCTTAATCTATATGGacaacactttttttcatttaaacaggaCAATTGATGTTGAATAGTTTACCTGCTTGatcactgtaaatattttgcAAGCAGGATCAACAGAAAAATACGAAAAAGCTTTACCCAATAAACTCACTATCTATTCATTTAAGCTGCTTACATCCTTCTTGAAGGGCAATTATGAACATTATTCTAACTTTTAAATCCACTAACTGTCTGAAatatctttatatatatatatacacacacacacagacacaccatttcaaaaaaatagtcaaatgttttcactttacACTTTTGTTTATTAAATCAAAATATCATTTGTGGATTAAAACAGGATGACAGTATTATGAGTAATATGTACATGCATAATGAAAACCATTTCTTAGCGACAGGTCTTTCAGAAAAAATTTGGACAAGAGTGTTGAAACCTTGATAACATCTGGATTATAAATTAACAGTTATGGACTTCACTGACTCCTGAGGAGAAAACTGACACTGCCACTGACAGCAGAGGGAAAACGCTGCGACAGATCGTCAGTTTGGGAGGAAAACGTCTTGAGGCACAAAGTTTGACCACAAAGAAACCTTGGATTCGGTGGTTTGTCAACAGGTCTGTTTAGCTCTTCACCATCTTAGATTTAGTGTTAAGAAATCGGCATAAACAGATGACTGCACGGGGATTAAATCATTACTGAATACTAGTTTAAAATTTAAACAGTTTGGGCTTCGTAGTGTTTTTCTTGGTAGATCTTTACACTTCCGAGTGCGCTGCCCTTTAATGAGGCTCAATAAACCAGAGGTGGTTCAATTCTCCTGCACAGGAGcaaatttacagaaaaaccAGAGAGAACCTTCTCTCAAACTGACTCTTCATGACAGAGGGAAGGAGGTGAGGAGAGTTACTGGATTGTCTTCATGTGTTGTGGAAACAGTAAAACCTCTCCTCATACAAGAATGTGTTATAATCTGGACTTAAGGCAAGTTTATCAAGTTATTTCTCCTCAATTGAAGCTTTCATGTCTTTTCAGAGATGAGTGGATGAAGCCAGAGCATCATCTCCTCCTCTAGCTGGAACCACCAGCGACTCCATCATGAATGGAATGGGCCTAAACTCAGGAAACCACTACCCCAGAGTGCAGGAGACTTTATTGTTAATGCCTTAATGAAAGGTAAATCAAGTAGTTCTGTCAACACTTAACATCCAGAATTGGTCCAACAGTGAGAGAATGTGTAGAGAGATTGAAGgagattgtttgttttttttttttttgttttgtttctttcctcaGTGGCTCTAAGAGAAGgcaacacattaaaaacattaaggcATCCGCTGTTTCCCTTTTGGTCACTCGGCGCTCTCTAGTCTGCCTTCTTGTCTTTTGCTTCTTCATCGTCGGTGTACTCTGTGGGCTCCTCTCCGGGCTTCAGCAGCTTTCCCACATAGTCGTATTTGActgcaacacagaacaacacGCAAATGAAAGTCATGCATCAACAAGGTTTTACTGTGGCATGGAGTTATTTCTTACAGATAACCTATTCCAAAGTAAGGAGTGTTCCCTTTGATCTGTTTCTAATGACAGTTCCAATGATATTTGCGACCGTGAATTTAAAACATTGACCGTATATACTTATTTAAGGTAGGAAATCAAATAAATGTGGTATTTTGAGTGAATTTCAGCAGCAAGAAACTTAAATGCATTGCAGTATGCCACTTTTCCTGTAAGATTTGAGATTAAATAGATACATTTGACGAGTCAAATCCGATATGTTAACTGTTTTGGAGACACATCAAAGTGGTTAATCTAGAAGACATCAAAACAACTTGTACACAAGCtcaagacacattttaaaatgaagtatcaggagtgtcaaacacattttagctcaATTCATCCTCAACGGCCAAAATAGTTCCTTAAAAACTTTGTGTTAATTGTATTAATGTCTAAATCTAGCGTGCCTTCGGTCAATTGTTAGTGAAATTTGGTTTATAttcatttcactgctgctgtgtaTTTATAGAATGTCCCAAGAATCCAAGTCCTATTGATAGTTTACGATGAAGACAACCCTGAAGGCAGCTGTCTCTCACTTCACGCTTACAGGattcttttaatttgaaattaattattctgaattaaagtATTCtcctttgtgtttacatgggaatcATTTATTTGCCTTCAAACGTCAgcacctgtttttttctttctggattaactttgatgctctCTGcggatgcatttgtttgaggagagtgcaggattTTCTCGCCTGAATCCAAGAGTTCAcgcattttttttacaaaccCGCTGTGGCTGTATGGATGACCCTACAGACAAGCTCTCAGCTCTGCCAGGAATTACAGACCTGCTGCGATATTTTTGGCCCAAACAATGTTAAGACGGCCGCACAGCTCCACTCACAGGTAAACTGACTCTCCCACTCGGACAGGCTCTCCCGCTGCGCCGCGTTCAGGTCCGACAGGTCGTCGTGTTCGTCTTTCAGGGCCTCCTTCTCCAGGCAGAAGGTGGCCAGACCTCGGGACGCATCTCGGCCTGCAAACACTCCGTACGGCCCCTCTGCAGGAAGGCAACCACACGCACAGGTCAGGGTGGGACTTCACACCAACAGCTGTGGTTTTCACAGCGATTCATCAAATTATTGTTATTACATTTCTGTTGTACTTGTTacagtgacaataaagacaTTCTTTTCTCCTACACTCGTTTTAATGTTTCTGCCATGATAACAGAATTCGTGAGACTCATCTACAAAAGGTGTTACGAAGCTAATTTATTCCAAATTTCAAGTGGAAAGGCTTTGCTTTGGtgtctttgtttcagaaaagctttgtcttcgtatggcaacgttttgaaaacgatgtagttttcatgttgggccggtagtgggtgctgttggctgttATTGTGTGTGAGAACAATAGGCTATAAATGTCAACAGAGGCTGTACACACACAATCATATAGACTGACCACCACTGTCAGCTATGAAActaccaagttccaggagaatatggactttATTCACTTAAAAAagttgtgtaaacagagccaTAGTGAGATCCATTAGGTAAACAGAGCATTCCTGAGGCGTTTAAAACATCTTTGCTTATCCTGTCGTCAATAGGATTTGACATGCAGGCTTCTTAGAACTTCAAACCCTGttcattagtttaaataataaaaaaaaaaaataaaaaaattagcccaaaaaagagaaaaaagcgTTGTGTCCCGGTATTAGTCATTAACAGTGAGTTACTCAGGACATTACATTTACAGACTAGATTTAAGCTTCTCGGTGTGTCAAAAACACACCTTCAAATGCAGTGAGCCAAATGATGAGCGGCCTCAAAGGACTTTTAACCCATTTCAGTgataagaaacaaaaacaaccacatTCATGTGATGCACTGTaaaactgctgaaactgaaaaatcCACTTAAAGTTTTAGGCAATACTTATCATCGGCAGTCATCAGAACATTTCTATGCATTTACAAGAACAACAGAAAAGTGTTTGTTCATGCAGGGCAGGGTTTGAGGCCGTGTGGAGTCCTGTCAAGGTTTGCATGACAGTGCTCTCTGAAGTTGGTCAGAGGTTACACGCACCAGAGGTTACAATCTGAGATTAGATATCAACTGAGAGGTTCAGCTCTGACTTTGTTTCAAGACAACGGAAATGAAGAGGGGGGAGCAAATTCTTGAATCCAAgggctggaaaaaaacaaaaaaacactcagcCAGCTGAAATAAAATGGAACAGGAGGATTCCTCTGAAGTTACACACTGAGGAAATCATGATTTGCCTCTTTGGCTGAGCACAGGAAAAGAATCTGACATGTTCCAACAAACTATGCAGCTTGGAGTTTCGTTCATCTACaacataaaattacattttgctCGTTGTAACATAAAGTAATCAGTTTGTAAAACATTGGATCATTTACTGTTTGGGATATTGTGTCACATCAAATGCCACCTCTCTCTTAAACAATATTACTCATTCTTAAATCACAAAAGTCGGTTGTAGGAGCTGATTCCCATGCCTTATCATGTAAATAACCCTGTATTGTAGTTGTAAACTGTGGTACACGGTAGAAATGCCCACGATCTTTATCAATACTTTCCAGAACTTTAAGAATTTGCCTCTGggattaatatttaattttccaTGCAGTCTCAAATATATTCTACAGTActgtaaaatattgaaattctatttcattttgacaaaagaacaaataaaaattgcTCTCCTGTCACTCaaatagtttgttttattgtgtgaCAACAattataataatgaaaaaattcCATTCTACAAGTATTAGATATTCAGTTTTAATACACAAGACTAAAGTCACTAATAAAACTAAATTATAGTAGATTATTATATAAACTTGTGGATTAAACAATAAGTTTTCAGCTCCCATGTCATCAGATCAGATTAAGTAGACATTACCACCCGTTCTAACgtcactgttaaaaaaaaacgcttttttgtttgcttttagaACAAAATAGAACTTTTTGAAGCAACACTGCCGAGGTGATGTTTTTATAGGAGAACTCATCTTTCTCATAGACGATCTGTGCTGTGAAGGCTGCCGCAGCCTTGTTATGAAACGGGATCTGGGCTCAGGCTGGAGGGGGTGTGGCGCCACTTCACGCTCTCCAAAGTGCTAAAAACTCCGCTAAACTAATGTATTATTTAAGAATAATGGCGGCGAcaactttaaagttttgtttcagGCCGAGGTAACGGTGGAGGCTGCACGGTCGCGGCGCCGCGCTGCGTCGGAGGGCTC
Proteins encoded in this region:
- the cox7b gene encoding cytochrome c oxidase subunit 7B, mitochondrial translates to MFRFAKAAVNISGQAVRQVRHGSTVPESFHSKYGNGLMVGGAVFCTAIWSYVLTQTGITWNLSPVGRIMPKPWREPESESEE